In the Magnetospira sp. QH-2 genome, one interval contains:
- a CDS encoding ADP-ribosylglycohydrolase family protein — MREIRHDAFSGSFIGQCVGDALGFIVQGQLESVCRGHVDAVLGGAVGSHDPHGRIPEIHRGIYPMGQYSDDSQLARELMISYRDNQGFVPEDYAARISRIFARHEVVGGGRATREAAERLEAGIPWQEAGAPAPEAGSGSAMRAGPVGLFFHDDPETLVRAALEQGLITHADTRCQAGSVAIAGAVALAMTEDEIVPRAFLKRLTQWTDPVDADMSDALMRLADWIGLTPEKALRFIARAGRPMNHRDMWLGIPPYVVGSVLWALYSFLRSPDDFRETLRTAVIVGGDVDTTGAMAGAISGARNGLDQIPWGMADRLNDQGTWTLQELMMLAEECQEMVAAA; from the coding sequence ATGCGTGAGATCCGTCATGATGCCTTCTCGGGCAGTTTCATCGGTCAATGCGTGGGCGATGCCCTGGGCTTTATCGTCCAAGGACAATTGGAAAGCGTCTGCCGGGGGCATGTGGATGCGGTGCTGGGCGGCGCCGTGGGCAGCCACGATCCCCATGGCCGCATTCCAGAGATCCATCGGGGCATTTATCCCATGGGCCAGTATTCCGACGATTCCCAGTTGGCGCGGGAGCTCATGATCAGCTACCGCGACAATCAGGGTTTCGTTCCCGAAGACTATGCGGCGCGGATCAGCCGGATTTTCGCCCGTCACGAAGTGGTGGGCGGTGGGCGAGCAACCCGCGAGGCAGCGGAACGGCTCGAAGCAGGAATCCCCTGGCAGGAGGCGGGAGCCCCGGCGCCGGAAGCGGGCAGCGGCAGTGCCATGCGAGCCGGACCGGTGGGGCTGTTCTTTCACGACGATCCTGAAACCCTGGTCCGGGCGGCTCTGGAACAAGGGCTGATAACCCACGCCGACACACGCTGTCAGGCAGGGTCTGTGGCCATTGCAGGCGCCGTCGCCCTGGCCATGACAGAAGACGAAATTGTCCCGCGGGCTTTTTTGAAGCGCCTGACCCAATGGACTGATCCGGTGGATGCGGACATGAGTGATGCCTTGATGCGGCTCGCCGATTGGATTGGGCTGACGCCGGAAAAGGCCTTGCGGTTCATTGCCCGGGCCGGGCGGCCCATGAATCACCGGGATATGTGGCTGGGCATCCCGCCCTATGTGGTCGGGTCGGTGCTCTGGGCGCTATACAGTTTCCTGCGCAGCCCCGACGACTTTCGTGAAACCTTGCGCACGGCGGTGATTGTCGGCGGCGACGTGGATACCACCGGCGCCATGGCCGGGGCGATCTCGGGGGCCCGCAACGGCCTGGACCAGATACCCTGGGGCATGGCTGATCGGCTCA
- a CDS encoding endonuclease/exonuclease/phosphatase family protein, translating into MPMPDRLRIATFNLESLDLPENGANTADLAERIAVLRPQLERLRADVICLQEVNGQKPEKGKRRELDALDRLLQDTPYGEFHRIHTRSHHTGGARDRHNLVLLSRFPFQVHRQIRHDLVQAPRYHSPSGGGTEDSIEWDRAILQAELDLSHGRRLHVLNVHLRAPRAAYVPGGKSHPPVWDSMSGWAEGMFLAAVKRAGQALEARLLIDQIQDQDPDARIVVCGDYNADLYQTPVRTIRGDEEDAGNPHLVGRTLVPLERSLPQSQRYSVVHHGRPQMLDHVLVSRSLLAWYRSSEIHNEALGDELVGAHAVPGGPESYHAPVVAEFEIPDA; encoded by the coding sequence ATGCCTATGCCCGACCGCCTGCGTATCGCCACCTTCAATTTGGAAAGTCTGGATCTGCCCGAAAATGGGGCGAATACGGCGGATTTAGCGGAACGCATCGCCGTGCTGAGACCGCAATTGGAGCGGTTGCGCGCCGACGTGATCTGTTTGCAAGAGGTCAACGGACAGAAACCGGAAAAGGGCAAACGGCGGGAATTGGATGCCTTGGACCGCTTGTTGCAAGACACCCCCTATGGGGAGTTTCATCGTATTCATACCCGCAGTCATCACACCGGTGGAGCGAGAGATCGCCATAATCTGGTGCTTCTGAGTCGGTTTCCCTTTCAAGTCCATCGACAAATTCGTCACGATCTAGTGCAGGCTCCGCGCTATCACTCGCCCTCGGGCGGTGGCACAGAGGACTCCATAGAGTGGGATCGGGCTATCTTGCAGGCTGAGTTGGATCTGAGCCATGGTCGGCGATTGCATGTGCTGAACGTCCATTTGCGCGCTCCCCGGGCTGCCTACGTGCCGGGAGGCAAATCCCACCCGCCGGTCTGGGACAGTATGTCCGGCTGGGCCGAGGGCATGTTCCTGGCGGCGGTCAAAAGAGCCGGACAGGCATTGGAAGCCCGCTTGCTGATCGACCAGATTCAAGATCAAGACCCTGATGCACGCATCGTTGTTTGCGGTGACTACAATGCCGATCTGTATCAGACTCCCGTGCGTACCATCCGGGGCGACGAGGAGGACGCCGGCAATCCTCATTTGGTGGGGCGGACTCTGGTACCCCTTGAAAGAAGCCTGCCGCAATCCCAACGTTATTCAGTAGTCCATCACGGAAGGCCGCAAATGCTCGATCATGTGCTGGTATCCCGGTCATTGCTGGCCTGGTACCGATCCTCCGAAATCCATAACGAGGCACTCGGCGATGAATTGGTCGGCGCCCATGCGGTGCCGGGCGGGCCGGAGTCCTATCACGCGCCGGTGGTGGCCGAGTTCGAGATCCCCGATGCGTGA